The Tolypothrix sp. PCC 7712 region CGGTATTTTGAAGGTAGCTCCCAGTGTTCCTAAATACATCTTCAATAGCCAAGCTATAAATCCGGATACGAAAATGAGAACAAAACAAACAAGTTATACAGTAATTACACGTATAAAATAGTTAAAGCTTTGATATTGAAATCAAAAGTTTTTATCTGAATTGGATTTGCTCATCTCAAATTCACAATTAACAAATTTTACTAGTAGAATATGCTTAGTATACGTATATGCCAAATGTGTGAATAAGATGCGTTGTATACTAGTATTAATTGTGTTAAGAAAAATTAAGATTTAATTTTTTTAGATCTTTAATGAAAAAAATTAGAAACTGTGATTTTCTTCCCTCTGAGGTTCCAATACTTGTCGGTTAAAAAAAGAGGGAAAAGGGAAAGAAAAAACCTTTAACCTTTTCCCCTTAAGCAATTTTGGGTTCCCTGATTAATTGCTACAGGTTGCTGTAAAACTGGTTGTTAGCATTTTTGACTTTAGATACCCAACCTTCGTAAGACTGCAAAATTTTTCTGTAGGGAACTGTGGTGTCAGATACGACTTCAAATAAGGATGGTAAGAAGCGTTGGGGAAATAGTTGGTGCAGAATTTGTGACAGACGTTGTCTGAGGATAAATTCCAAAAATAGTCCCTTAGTAGCAGGGAAGGCGTTTTCGCTTAGTTCTGCTAATGCATGAGCATCTGGTTGGCGGCGAATACTGAAATTTTCGATTGCTGCTGCTAAATTGTCGGTATATTCGTCTAAAAGATTATCGAACACAACAACATCTTCCAGCGCCGAACTACAACCTTGACCAAGAGCGGGGCTAACAGCATGAGCTGCGTCTCCCATTAATACCACACTGTCATCATAGTGATAACGGTTACAGCGAATTGTGATTACTTGGGAAATGGGGCGATTGAGGAAAGCTTCTGCTTCTGATTGTGGTATCAACTGAGCAAATTCGGGGAAATTCTGGCGGAAGAATTGCTGTACTTCTTCTGTGGTAGTCAGACTTGTTATTTGATTTTTCTGTTGGGGAAAATAGATAACACCACTAATGCTGCCGTCAGGTTGATTGAGTAGTATGATGTTGCTGCCATCATCAATTCTCCATGTGTGAATTTTACCGGGTTGCAGGTTAATTGTGGGATTGGTGATATAGATGGATTTGTACTCGTTGCGGTAGGATTGCTTTTGGCATTCAAACAATTCTGTTGTACAAAGATGATCTCTAACTGCAGAATTTGCCCCATCAGCACCAACTAATAAGTCATAATCAGCAGTAAATTTTTCGGCGGTATCTCTTTCAAAAGTGACTTGTTTGGCGGCCAAATCTACCTGGGTACATTGGCTGTTGAAATGAATATTTAATCGGCTGTTATCATATTTTTCTACTAATTGATTTAATAACGCGATCGCTAAATTTGTGCGATCAAGAGTAAATAGAGGTTTCTTTCTGGTGATTGTTTGTGTCTTGCCATTGGGTTGATGTAGGATAGACCCCGTAGTGGGTAAACTCATGGCTTTGACTGTTTCCACAAGTCCGGGAATTTTCTGCAACGCGGCTATTCCCCGATTTCCTAAAGCGATGGGAAAAGTTCGGGATTTGGCAAATGGCACAGTTCGCGGATCGCTGCGGCGTTCGTAAATTTCGATTTTGTATTGTTCGCCACGACGCAGTAAATAATGTGCTAGGAGAAGTCCGCTAGGGCCAGCACCCACGATCGCTAATTTCTTAACCATAGATTAAATCAAAAAACTCTCAAAAGTTTATAGGACAATACAGGTCAAATAAGATCATTAATGATTGATTTGTTAGTTGTGGAAACAGCTAGCTCAATTGGGGGATTCTCCCCCAAACCCCCGATTGGGTGAAGTTTGTGGGGAAGGTTTCCTTCCACAAAACTTCGGACGGTTGCGTCCCCCAAACCCCCTCCAAAATGATTGTTCGGTTTTTTGTTGAGTAACTAGTACCGCAAGGCGGAATTCAAAATTCAAAATTCAAAATTCAAAATTAAGACAGAGTAAGCGGTTGGTTGATTTTGTAGACGCAAAGCGGCTTCCCGTAGGGTATGGTCTATTTATTTACGCCTTGCGGTACTAGGTTTTTAGTTTTGTGATCAATTAATTTTCTTAACTGAACTGTATTGGTTTATAGGAATTATTTTCCCACCATCACATAATATTTAGCGGGTCAACATCTATAGTCAAACTTACAGAAGCAGGGCAAAGCGATCGCACTTGTTCCCAGTCTGGTAAATTTGGTAAATCATCTGGCGCAAATTTAATCAGGATTTGCCAGCGATAACGATTAGCTACTCGTAAAATGCTGGCTGGTGCTGGCCCTAAAATTTCAAATCCGTCTTCTGTTCCTAATGCTGTGGCGATGATCTGAGCCGTATTTTGCACTTGAATGGGATCTAAACTGCTCAAGCGTAATAAAATTAACCTGCCGTAGGGAGGGTAATTTAGTGCTTGTCTTTGTTCCAGTTCGGCAGCCGAAAAAGAGTGATAATCGTGATGTTTAACGGACTCAATTACTTCATGTTCTGTGTTGTAAGTTTGGATAATTACTCTACCAGGATCGTCACCCCTCCCTGCACGTCCGGCGACTTGGGTTAAGGTTTGAAATGCTCGTTCGCTGGCACGATAATCTGAGAGATGTAATAATCCATCAGCCGCGACAACACCCACCAATGTCACCTGTGGTAAATCCAAACCTTTGGTAAGCATTTGTGTCCCAACTAATAGATGTGCTTCACCATTCGCAAACTGAGTGAGGAGGGTACGATGTGCGCCTTTGTTGCGGGTGGTGTCGCTATCAAAGCGAATATATTTCAGTTGGGGAAACTGGCGTGATAATTCTTGCGCCACGCGCTGAGTACCACTACCAAAAAATTTTAGGTAAGGGGAAGCGCAATCGGGGCAGAATTGGGGATGCGATCGCGCATAATTGCAATAATGACAGCGCAAAAGTTGCGGCGCGCCGTCTTCGGTGTGGTGATAGGCTAGGGATACGTCACAGTGGGGACATTCCAACACATAGCCACAACTGCGACAAGAGACAAAAGTACTGTGTCCCCGGCGATGGATAAATAATATTCCCTGTTGTTGTTTTTCTTGCAGTTCGTTTAAAGCTGCTTGTAGGGATCTACTAAATATAGAACGATTTCCCGCCTGTAATTCTTGCCGCATATCTACTATTTCTATGGGCGGTAAGGGGCGAGAGTTGATGCGTTCCGGGAGGCTTAAGTAGTGAGTGCTGAATTCATTGTTTGTGAAATTTACCCAGCTTTCTAGGGAAGGTGTTGCAGAACCTAAGACTAAGGGACAATTTTCGATTTCGGCGCGCCATTGAGCAACGGTGCGCGCATGGTAGGTGGGGATGGGAGTATCTTGTTTAAAGCTGCTGTCGTGTTCTTCATCTAGGATGATTAAACCCAAGTTGGGTAGGGGCGCAAAAATGGCGCTGCGTGTACCAATTACTACTTGTGGTTCGCCTGTGAGCATTTGCCGCCACGTATCGTAGCGTTCTCCATCCGAGAGGGCGCTGTGATAGACGCTAACTTTGTTACCAAAGCGGGCACGGAAGCGATCCGTTAGCTGGGGTGTGAGTCCAATTTCCGGGACTAAAACTAACGCTGATTTACCTTGTTGTAATAAAGGTGCGATCGCTTGCAGGTAAACTTCGGTTTTACCAGAACCTGTAACCCCATGCAACAACACTTGAGCATATCCATCGATTGCTTGAATTCTATCTAAAGCATGAGATTGATCTGCTGTTAAAGATTTAGCGCGATCGCCTGTGATTTCTGGGCCTGTTTCTGCGCGTAAAACTTCTCTTTCTTCTATAGTGATGTAGCCTTTATTTGCTAACGTCTTTAAGATAGAAGTAGTAGTATGACAAATTTGCAATAATTCACTTTGCCATAATTCACCGCCACGTTTTCGTAGTACTTCTACAATTTCTCGTTGGCGCGCGGTTAAATCTATATCTATGGTGGCAATAAGTGTAACAGCTTTCTGTAATTTTGGTCGCGTTAATCTAGGAGGTTCTAAATAACTTTCTACTAAACCAAATCGCCTTAACTCCCGCACGCCTCGATAAGCAGATTTCACTTTTTGTTGCAGATAAGCAAAGCTATAGTCTCCTGCTGGTTGAGCTTGTAAAAGTTGTAAAATTTGCTGGGCAGATGAACTGAGGAAGGTAGTATTGGGAGAAATATTAGGAGTTATTACATCATGACTCTGATCCGTTATTTTTTCACTCTGCTTGACTAAAGAAGTTAAGCGAATCCGACGCTGCGATCGCCCTAATAAACCTGGTGGTAAAGCTACCCTAATCGCTTGAATTAGAGGTGTATAATAATACGTTGCGACTCGATTTAATAATTCCCAATAACCACTAGGAAAAAAACCTGCACTCACAACATCTTCAACATCGCGGATTTTCTCTAGTGGTATATCAGTATTTGGTTGTGATAATAAACGGATGGCAATCCCTCCCATTTGTTGTGTGCCGAAGGGTACAGTTAAAATATCACCTGGTTTGATTTCTAACTGTTCGGGTAAACGATATGTAAATAACCCTAAGTTTCCTGGACAGTCTACCAGGACTTCAACCCAGCGATTTACATTTGTTTTTGACTGATAGGATAATCCCGGCTCATTAACTACCAAATGGGATAAATTTACGCCATCAATATACATATGTTGTGTGTTAATAGATAGATTTTTCTATGCCTTTAATCTAGTTTGGCAAAAGTTAACTTCTACCAAAAAAATTAACTTTTTGATTTTGTAGGCATAAACTGTAAATCGCAATACTTTTATCCCGCATAAGACTTGGTAAGTTTCCTCTTATGTAATTCACTTGCCTATTTCACCTCAACTATAGATGCCATAAATATTTGCTACTGCCTACAGCCAAAATAAGCGTTTCATCTGCAATTTTCTAAACAGTAGTTATATCTACTAAAGAGGGTATCGAATTTTCACCCTATTGATAGATATTAGCTCGTTTATATATATGAGATGCTTTTATACAAATCAAACACAAAATTTCTGCATTAAAAATTGCTAATTTTGTATCGCCCACAAAATTTGTCAACAAGTTAAAACTCAGCCGTAAAATTTACATTTTGGCAATGACTCCCAACCTTATAAAAATAACTGTAAAATTACATAAAAATTTAAGAATTGGGAATGCCAAGCTGCAAAATTTATATGAGTTCAGGTTGAGAAAGTTTGAGGGCATTTGACATATTTGGTGATCGAGAAAAGAATGAGGAATATATGGTTGGGGGAGCTGAGGAGAAAGTTGGTGGGTGCATAGGCCAGTATTTGTGATGATATCTATCTAGCAGGAACTAAAGAATGACAGCTAGACAATGATTCTAACTTCTAATGAGAAATTAGCATAAACTTGCGTTTTGCTACCGGACGTGTGCATTTGTCCCTTAGGGAAACTACCAAGCCTCAAGCAAGCAGCTGTCACTGAAATATGTACCAAACAAAGCAACAATCCCTAAAGGAAAGTTATGAATATTGCTCAATTGGGAACAATGGAACTACTGGAGAATGCTGCTGAAAATGAAGAACAATCATTTGAAATTTTAGAAGCAGTGGCAGAAGAAGATTCCCCAATTCCAGAACCACTGGAATCAGAGGAACGCGATGGCGATGAGATGGCGGCAGCCCGCCCTTCGGGATACAATAAAACCGAGCATGATGATGCTGTGGGCGCATTTTTTAAGGAAATGGCGCGCTATCCCTTGCTAAAAGCCGAAGAAGAGGTGGAATTAGCAAATAGGGTCAGATTTTTAGAAGAATTTCGCCAAAAACAAGAAGAATTATACTCCAATTTAGGACAACAACCGACCAAAGCACAAATAGCTGCCGAGTTCGATATGACAGAAAAGCAGCTAGAAAGTCGCTTATATCAAGGTAGAGTAGCGAAACGCAAAATGATTCGCTCAAACCTGCGGTTAGTCGTCTCCATTGCTAAACGATATCTTAATCGCGGAGTGCCTTTTCTAGATTTAATCCAAGAAGGCGCAATGGGTTTAAACCGCGCTACAGAAAAATTTGATCCAGATAAAGGATATAAATTTTCCACATACGCCTACTGGTGGATTAGACAAGCGATTACTAGAGCGATCGCTAATGATGCACGCACAATCCGCTTACCAATCCATATAGTTGAAAAACTTAATAAACTCAAAAAAGCACAACGCGAACTCAAACAAAAATTATCGCGCAATCCTTCCGAAGCAGAAATGGCAGAAGCTTTGGAAATGAATGTGCAGCAACTACGCCAATTACAACAGCTGCGGCGACAAGCACTTTCCCTCAACCACCGTGTAGGTAAAGAAGAAGACACGGAATTGATGGACTTGCTAGAAGATGAAGATAACCAATCTCCAGAAGCAAAAATGAACGAAAACATGATGCGTCAGGAGATTTGGGAAGTTTTGGGTGATGTTTTAACCCCCAGAGAAAAGGACGTAATTTCTCTGCGTTACGGCTTAACAACCAGCGAACCCTGCACTTTAGAAGAAGTTGGCAATATGTTCAACCTCTCCCGCGAACGAGTGCGCCAAATTCAAAGTAAAGCGATGCGAAAATTACGCCGTCCACATATAGCCAAGCGGTTGAAAGGCTGGTTAATCTAGGGGTTAAAGGTCAAGGGTCAAGGGTCAAGGGTTAAAGGTCAAGGGTTAAGGGTCAAGGGTCATTTGTACCATTACCCATTACCCATTACCCATTACCCATTCCCCAATCCCCATTACCCCTTATCCCCAGAGGGGGCCCCGAGTTCCCCAATCCCCAGCCCCCCATTAGCTATAGACTATGGACTATCTCTATAGACTATGGACTAATGACCTTGGGTAACAATTTAACTTTGCGTTTTGCCGAACCTGCTGATTGCGATGTTTTATTTGGCTTAATTCAGCAGCTAGCTGATTATGAAAAACTTTCTCATGCTGTAACTGGCAATGCGATCGCATTGCAAGAGCATTTATTTGGCTCTCCCAAATTTGTGGAGGCAATTTTAGCAGAATATGCAGGGCAAGCTGTAGGTTTTGCCCTATTTTTTTACAATTATTCAACATTCTTGACTAAACCAGGTATCTATTTAGAAGACTTGTTTGTTGTCCCTGAATATCGCCGTCAAGGAATAGGTAAAGCGCTGTTATCTAAATTAGCCCAAATAGCTATTGAACAAAATTGTGGCAGGTTAGAATGGAGCGTTTTGGATTGGAATGAACCTGCACAAAAATTTTATCGCAGTATGGGGGCTGATATTTTAGAAGATTGGCGAATTTGTCGCGTTACTGAACAATCAATGGCACAATTAGCGGCAAGATACAATATCTCATAAAGGTAAAATAATGGAGAAAAAATTAACAATTCTTCACTATTTTGACAATAATTTGTATCAGCAGTTAATTAACAAAAAAAACTGGAAACGTAAGCCAGCTAAGGCTTATAGCGAAGTATGACAGCCTGTCTATTGACGGAAGATCTTTGCTCATCTGAAAATATGAAGGAAATAGCGCCGAATACGCTTTGGTTGTAGAGGAAACACGAAATGAAGAAGTTTTTTTCAATAGTACTGTTAGGCATAGCAATCTTCACTTTTGCCTTCAGTAAGCCAGCTTTAGCAGCAGATAGTGCTAGTGGAGCCAAGGTATTTAGTGCTAATTGTGCTTCTTGTCATGCAGGTGGAAAAAATTTGGTTCAAGCCAATAAAAACTTGCAGAAAGATGCTTTAGAAAAATACGGTATGTACTCCGCTGATGCCATTATCGCCCAAGTGACAAATGGTAAAAATGCTATGCCTGCTTTCAAAGGACGTTTAAAGCCTAACCAAATTGAAGACGTAGCTGCTTACGTACTTGAAAGTGCAGATAAAGGCTGGAAATAAAGTTAAGTATTAACTCAACTCTAGAGGTAGACTGACAGCTAAAGTTGGAAGTGTAAAGTCTGATGTATGGAATTATTACACCTATAGGGGAATAGGATGATCATCACGGAAAAACTTGATTTTTTCGCCTAATATTCTATTCAGCTTGTAATAATTTTCACTTCATCTTGCATCTTTTAGTTGACTAAATTCGTTCATTAGCGGGGCTTTTTGTCCCGCTTAATTGTAGCAATACCAAAATTATTCAAATAATTAGTAATTTATACAGCAGAGAATAAAAGATTGAGGTACAGATTATTTCAGGAGGGCAAAAAAAATGTGCAAGACCCTTGTACTTCATTGACCTGGAAAATGCTGTAATTCGTAATTAATATATAGCAATCCTATTTCAATTGTAAAAAATATCGGTTTTGGCTGTTGACTGTTGACTGTCAACGCTTAACAGTTAACAACCCTTCAGATCAGATTTCACAAATCATTTAGGATTGCTATAAGGACTGATATTTGATTGTTGAAATCAGCATGACGCAGCTTTATCAAAGGTTGTGGTGTGTTACTGCTTACGCCTAAAACACGCTACAAAAAGGGTAATAGGGTTTGGTTAAGAATTTTTCGTCATGATTTTGGGGTTGTGGAGACGCGATGAATCGCGTCTCTACAAGATTTAAACGTCAATCGATTAATTACGAATTACGAATTAGTAATTATTTACTCAAATGTATTGCTTATGATTTATTTTTGGCGATTACTTTTCAGTACGATCGCAGTTTTGGCTTTCACTTTTTTGACTCATACGGCTAACGCTTCAGCTCTAAATCATACTCCAACTACTGCGCGGGAATTTTTGCAGATGGGTGTAGATAAAATTAGCCACAGTCATTACGAAGAAGCGATCGCGGATTTCAATCAAGCAATTCAACTGCAAAACAATTTGGGGGAAGCTTATAGCGATCGCTGTCTTGCTTATCTTCAGATCCAAGAATACCAGCAAGCGATCGCAGATTGTACCCAAGCCATAAATCTTTCACCAGAAAATCCTGAGGCTTATATTAATCGCGGGTTAGCAAACTACAGACAACAAAATTATCCCGCTGCGATTGCCGATTATCAAAGAGCGATCGCACTTAAACCGGCTGATTTTCGAGCTTACTATAATATTGCTCTCGCCTATGCAGCCACAGATAAGTATTTAGAAGCGATAGTTGATTATAATTTAGCCCTCAGCCAAATTCCCCCCTCCGCAAATTTACTCCTTGCAGATATATACAATGACAGAGGTTTGGCGCGGTTACAATTGCTTGATTATGAAGGCGCTATGGGCGATTTTAGTAAAGCAATTCAACTCGATGGTAACGATTACAGAGCCTACTTTAACCGAGGTTGTGCTTGCGGTAAAAAAGGAGATAACTTTGGCGCATTGCGTGATTTTTCCAAAGTCATCCGCCTTAATCCTAGTAATGGTATGGCTTATGTTAACCGTGGAGTAGCCCGCTATCAACTGGGATATTATCAAGGAGCGATCGCTGATTTACAAAAAGCATCAGAGTTCTTTGGTTACACAGGCGAAAAGCCAGCCTATGAAAAGGCTGTAAAAATACTCCAGACAATGCAAAAGCAAATACCCGCCGCCTCGGAGTTTGTTTAATGAGGGGATGGGGGAGATGAGGGGGATGAGGGAGATGAGGGGGATGAGGGAGATGAGGGGGATGAGGGAGATGAGGGAGATGAGGGGGACAAATGACAAATGACAAACACCCATTACCCATTACCCATTACCCATTACCCATTACCCATTCCCCATTACCCATTCCCCAGTCCCCAGTCCCCAATCCCCAGTCCCCAATCCCTAAACCACAGCCGCCAACTCAGCTTTAACTGAACTGTAAGCCCAGTCTAGCCAAGGAAGCAGTGCTTCAATATCTGCGGTTTCTACTGTTGCACCTCCCCAAATTCGCAATCCTGGAGGTGCTGCACGGTAAGCGCCGATATCATAAGCGACTTTCTCCTTTTCTAGGAGTTTGGCTAATTGAGTAGCACATTTTGCTTGTGCTTCTGGACTTTGGCTAGTGAACCAAGAATCAGTTATTTTCAAGCAAATGGAAGTACAAGAGCGAATTTCTGGGGTTTCTGCCAAAAAGCCTGCCCAATCGCTTTTCTCAACCCATTTGGCGATCGCGCTTAAGTTAGCTTGACTACGTTTAATTAAACCAGGTAGTCCGCCAATACTTTCTGCCCAAATTAAACCATCTAGAGCATCTTCTACACACAACATTGATGGGGTGTTGATGGTATCTCCTTGGAAAATACCTTCAATCAGCTTCCCTTTTTGGGACATCCGGAAGAGTTTAGGTAAAGGCCAAGCTGGGTTATAAGTTTCCAGGCGTTCTACAGCGCGGGGTGAAAGTACAATCACACCATGCTGTGCTTCACCACCTAATACTTTTTGCCAGGAATAAGTTACTACATCCAATTTATTCCAGGGTATATCCATCGCAAATACGGCAGATGTTGCATCACAAATAGTCAAACCTTCGCGGTTATCTGGAATCCAATCACCATTTGGCACTCTTACACCAGAGGTTGTGCCATTCCACAAAAACACGACATCATGGCTAAAATCAACAGAGCTTAAATCTGGCAAACTACCATAAGGTGCTTTAATCAAGCGGGTATCAGGTAACTGTAATTCATCGGTGACATCTTTTACCCATTCCTGACCAAAGCTTTCCCACGCCAGGATATCAAGAGGTTTGTGTCCTAAAAGTGACCACAAAGCCATCTCTACTGCACCTGTATCAGAAGCGGGAACGATACCCAAGCGGTAATCAGCCGGAACACCGAGGATTTGCTTAGAACGTTCAATGACTGCAGCTAATTTCGCTTTACCATCTTTAGAACGGTGAGAACGACCTACACAGGCGTTTTCTAGTTGCGAAACAGACCAACCGGGACGCTTAGAACAGGGGCCAGAGGAGAAGAAAGGATTGCTAGGCTTGGTTGTAGGAGGAGAAACAGCTTGGGACATAAGTGCACTCAAAGACAATTACTTATTGAGGGACATCGCAATACTACACGGTTAAGGGGAAAAGGTTAAAGGTTAAGGGTTAAAGGTTTTTTCTTTCCCATTCCCCATTCCCCACGGTTAAGGGGAAAAGGTTAAAGGTTAAGGGTTAAAGGTTTTCCCATTCCCCATTCCCCATTCCCCATTCCCCATTCCCCCTTCCCCATTCCCCCTTCCCCATTACCCATTACCCATTACCCATTACCCATTCCCCATTCCCCATTCCCCATTCCCCCTTCCCCATTCCCCATTCCCCCTTCCCCATTCCCCCTTCCCCATTCCCCATTCCCCATTCCCCTTTTCCCAGTCCCCATTACCCCTTATCCCCAGAGGGGGCCCCGAGTTCCCCAATCCCCAATCCCTAAACCTGTTGAAACCTACGAAAAATAGGTAACTGAATAGTAAAAGTCGCACCCTGACCTTCACCGGGACTAGTAGCGCTGATTGTGCCTCCATGTAGTTCTACAATGTGGCGAGAGATTGCCAGTCCTAATCCCAAACCAACTGTGTTGTGACTGTTGGATTCTTGGCAATAACGCTCAAAGATATGAGGCAAAAATTCAGCACTAATACCGCGTCCAGTATCGCTGACAGTAATTTGAATTTCTGTTTTGGTTTGCTCAACCTTGATTTCTATTTGCCCGGCGTTGGGAGTAAATTTAATGGCGTTAGACAGCAAATTTCCCAACACTTGTTGGAATCTTTGAGGATCGCCACATATCTCAGTAATATATTGGGGTAGTACAGAATTGAGGCTGATATTTTTTGCTACAGCTGAGGGATGAGCAGTGGTGATAGCTGACTCTATAATGCTAATTAAATCAACTGTACCAATTTGAAGTTCCAGCGTCCCACGGATAACGCGGGAGATATCTAGCAAATCTTCAATTAATCTAGCTTGAGATGTCGCACCTCTTTCGATCGCATCTAAGGCGCGGCTAGTTGTAACTGCATCCAGATTGCCGCTTTGTAAAAGTTTTGTCCAGCCGAGAATGCTATTCACAGGAGAGCGCAAATCATGGGAAATGATAGCAATAAATTCATCTTTGGCTTGGCTAGCGGCTTCTGCTTCCATCCGCGCTGCTTGTTCTAGCTCTAGTAAGCGAGTTCGTTCTGCTTCAATCTGTTTTCGGTCTTCAATATCTGTACAAGTGCCAAACCATTTAATTACTTGTCCCTGCTCATTTTTCAGGGGAATTGCTCGCACTAAATGCCAGCGATAGCTACTATCAATCCCTCTGCGATAGCGATATTCTGCCTGATATAGTGAGCCTGTTTGTAAAGCACTCGTCCAAATGGCGTAAGCACGTTGTAAATCGTCAGGATGTAATGCTGCTTGCCAACCCAGCTGTTGTGTTTGTTCTGTGGTTAACCCTGTATATGCAAACCATTGCTGATTATTGTATTCTTGTTGACCGTCAGCATCAGTAGTCCAAACCATTTGGGGAATAGCATCGGCTAGCTGGCGGAAATGAGCTTCATTGTCTTTGAGGGTTTGTTCGAGGTGTTTGCGGTTACTAATATCTTCAATCATCGCTAGCCCACACAAGACTGTGCCATTCGGTTGCCAAAGTAAGGTAACTGTGAGTGCAGTCCAAATAATTTCCCCATTTTGCTGAAAATAGCGTTTCTCTAGGCTGTAGCTAGAAATTTTTCGCTGGAAGAGTTGCTCTGTTAAATTTACATCTTTGGTAATATCGTCTGGATGGGTAATGTCTAGAAAATTTAACTTTTGTAGTTCTTCTTGGGAATAGCCCAGCATTTGACATAGGGCTTGGTTAACTTCTACAAAACGATAGTTTAAATCGACAGTTGCCATACCAATTGGCGCTTCTTGGAAAACCCGGCGGAATCTCAGCTCACTTGCTTGTAATTTTGCAGCCAGCATTCGATATTGCTGTTCGGCTAACTCAGCTTGCTGTCGTGCTGCTTGTTCCTCTAGCAGTAATTTATGATGATGAATTTCTGCTTGTTTGCGTTCTGTAATATCTCGCCAAGAGGCGACAAAGCCATCTTGCCACTTGCTAATGTGAATATCAAAGGCTTTGGTTAACTCCTGCTGTCCATCAACATCGGTGTAAATTAAGGATTCCTTACGTAGCGGATTGCCTGTTTGTACTACTTGGCAATAATCTTCAAATAGTCCAGATGGGCGATTGGCTGGTAAAGTTTCACACAACTTCTGCCCAATTTGCTCTACTGCAGTCATCTGAATAGCTTCACAAGCTGCTGCATTAACATACTCAATGCGAAAATCCACAATTTTCCCAGATGCATCGCGAATGGCAGAGTA contains the following coding sequences:
- a CDS encoding FAD-dependent oxidoreductase — encoded protein: MVKKLAIVGAGPSGLLLAHYLLRRGEQYKIEIYERRSDPRTVPFAKSRTFPIALGNRGIAALQKIPGLVETVKAMSLPTTGSILHQPNGKTQTITRKKPLFTLDRTNLAIALLNQLVEKYDNSRLNIHFNSQCTQVDLAAKQVTFERDTAEKFTADYDLLVGADGANSAVRDHLCTTELFECQKQSYRNEYKSIYITNPTINLQPGKIHTWRIDDGSNIILLNQPDGSISGVIYFPQQKNQITSLTTTEEVQQFFRQNFPEFAQLIPQSEAEAFLNRPISQVITIRCNRYHYDDSVVLMGDAAHAVSPALGQGCSSALEDVVVFDNLLDEYTDNLAAAIENFSIRRQPDAHALAELSENAFPATKGLFLEFILRQRLSQILHQLFPQRFLPSLFEVVSDTTVPYRKILQSYEGWVSKVKNANNQFYSNL
- the priA gene encoding primosomal protein N', which codes for MYIDGVNLSHLVVNEPGLSYQSKTNVNRWVEVLVDCPGNLGLFTYRLPEQLEIKPGDILTVPFGTQQMGGIAIRLLSQPNTDIPLEKIRDVEDVVSAGFFPSGYWELLNRVATYYYTPLIQAIRVALPPGLLGRSQRRIRLTSLVKQSEKITDQSHDVITPNISPNTTFLSSSAQQILQLLQAQPAGDYSFAYLQQKVKSAYRGVRELRRFGLVESYLEPPRLTRPKLQKAVTLIATIDIDLTARQREIVEVLRKRGGELWQSELLQICHTTTSILKTLANKGYITIEEREVLRAETGPEITGDRAKSLTADQSHALDRIQAIDGYAQVLLHGVTGSGKTEVYLQAIAPLLQQGKSALVLVPEIGLTPQLTDRFRARFGNKVSVYHSALSDGERYDTWRQMLTGEPQVVIGTRSAIFAPLPNLGLIILDEEHDSSFKQDTPIPTYHARTVAQWRAEIENCPLVLGSATPSLESWVNFTNNEFSTHYLSLPERINSRPLPPIEIVDMRQELQAGNRSIFSRSLQAALNELQEKQQQGILFIHRRGHSTFVSCRSCGYVLECPHCDVSLAYHHTEDGAPQLLRCHYCNYARSHPQFCPDCASPYLKFFGSGTQRVAQELSRQFPQLKYIRFDSDTTRNKGAHRTLLTQFANGEAHLLVGTQMLTKGLDLPQVTLVGVVAADGLLHLSDYRASERAFQTLTQVAGRAGRGDDPGRVIIQTYNTEHEVIESVKHHDYHSFSAAELEQRQALNYPPYGRLILLRLSSLDPIQVQNTAQIIATALGTEDGFEILGPAPASILRVANRYRWQILIKFAPDDLPNLPDWEQVRSLCPASVSLTIDVDPLNIM
- a CDS encoding GNAT family N-acetyltransferase, encoding MTLGNNLTLRFAEPADCDVLFGLIQQLADYEKLSHAVTGNAIALQEHLFGSPKFVEAILAEYAGQAVGFALFFYNYSTFLTKPGIYLEDLFVVPEYRRQGIGKALLSKLAQIAIEQNCGRLEWSVLDWNEPAQKFYRSMGADILEDWRICRVTEQSMAQLAARYNIS
- the petJ gene encoding cytochrome c6 PetJ; its protein translation is MKKFFSIVLLGIAIFTFAFSKPALAADSASGAKVFSANCASCHAGGKNLVQANKNLQKDALEKYGMYSADAIIAQVTNGKNAMPAFKGRLKPNQIEDVAAYVLESADKGWK
- a CDS encoding tetratricopeptide repeat protein, which translates into the protein MIYFWRLLFSTIAVLAFTFLTHTANASALNHTPTTAREFLQMGVDKISHSHYEEAIADFNQAIQLQNNLGEAYSDRCLAYLQIQEYQQAIADCTQAINLSPENPEAYINRGLANYRQQNYPAAIADYQRAIALKPADFRAYYNIALAYAATDKYLEAIVDYNLALSQIPPSANLLLADIYNDRGLARLQLLDYEGAMGDFSKAIQLDGNDYRAYFNRGCACGKKGDNFGALRDFSKVIRLNPSNGMAYVNRGVARYQLGYYQGAIADLQKASEFFGYTGEKPAYEKAVKILQTMQKQIPAASEFV
- a CDS encoding phosphoserine transaminase, which encodes MSQAVSPPTTKPSNPFFSSGPCSKRPGWSVSQLENACVGRSHRSKDGKAKLAAVIERSKQILGVPADYRLGIVPASDTGAVEMALWSLLGHKPLDILAWESFGQEWVKDVTDELQLPDTRLIKAPYGSLPDLSSVDFSHDVVFLWNGTTSGVRVPNGDWIPDNREGLTICDATSAVFAMDIPWNKLDVVTYSWQKVLGGEAQHGVIVLSPRAVERLETYNPAWPLPKLFRMSQKGKLIEGIFQGDTINTPSMLCVEDALDGLIWAESIGGLPGLIKRSQANLSAIAKWVEKSDWAGFLAETPEIRSCTSICLKITDSWFTSQSPEAQAKCATQLAKLLEKEKVAYDIGAYRAAPPGLRIWGGATVETADIEALLPWLDWAYSSVKAELAAVV